A stretch of Carnobacterium iners DNA encodes these proteins:
- a CDS encoding sensor histidine kinase — protein MMKFNYFYQQIATFFIVIIVMLIIMGFSFLQFSKNTTYKNTEKQLYGYAEALVSGDLQKNQLDIGQLILNNQEVTLTVFNSDDLMIYPETVNAYKSGISKEDFKKLVKGQRISLTIRQTDFYGNDRQLAIIYLPFFTQDSNSFSGFVAVSSPISGIEATLTVLRNNLFTAFLFSSLGAILLSLLFAKYQVNRINRLRTATHKVASGSFDIHLENNHKDEFDDLAEDFNLMAESLKASQKEIEHQENRRRQFMADVAHEMRTPLTTINGLLEGLEHDMIPDNQKKRSLELMHNESKRLIRLVNENLDYEKIRSNQIFLHKQTVNLKEPFEIIVEQLLIKAKSKKNRLIVDCPSNIKIYADCDRFMQIIVNLTQNAIQFTQGGEIKLIGTMDEKQTTIKIADTGIGIDAKEVGNIWERYFKADVSRKNTIYGESGLGLAIVQQLVNLHGATISVESTKGEGTVFTLRFPLEKE, from the coding sequence ATGATGAAATTTAACTATTTTTATCAACAGATAGCAACTTTTTTTATTGTTATTATAGTAATGCTAATCATTATGGGGTTTTCATTCTTACAGTTCTCTAAAAACACGACATATAAAAATACTGAAAAGCAATTATACGGATATGCAGAAGCACTAGTATCTGGTGACTTACAAAAAAATCAGTTAGATATAGGTCAGTTAATTTTAAACAATCAAGAAGTAACATTGACAGTGTTCAACAGCGATGATTTAATGATCTATCCAGAAACAGTTAACGCTTACAAAAGTGGTATTTCAAAAGAAGATTTTAAAAAATTAGTAAAAGGACAGCGAATATCGTTAACTATCCGTCAAACCGATTTTTATGGCAATGATCGTCAACTAGCAATTATCTACCTGCCTTTTTTTACACAAGATAGTAATTCATTTTCAGGTTTTGTAGCAGTTAGTTCACCTATTAGTGGAATCGAAGCAACCTTAACGGTTTTGAGAAATAATTTGTTTACAGCATTCTTATTTTCTTCATTAGGAGCTATCCTATTAAGTTTATTATTTGCAAAATATCAAGTTAATCGAATTAATCGGCTAAGAACTGCTACTCACAAAGTTGCTAGTGGAAGCTTTGATATTCATTTGGAGAATAACCATAAAGATGAATTTGACGATTTGGCAGAGGACTTTAATCTAATGGCAGAATCACTAAAAGCTTCTCAAAAAGAAATCGAACATCAAGAAAATCGCAGAAGACAGTTTATGGCAGATGTCGCACATGAAATGCGGACACCTTTAACAACAATAAATGGCTTATTAGAAGGTTTGGAACACGATATGATTCCGGATAATCAAAAAAAGCGTAGCTTAGAGTTGATGCATAATGAAAGTAAACGATTAATCCGTCTTGTTAATGAGAACTTAGATTATGAAAAGATTCGATCCAATCAAATCTTTTTACACAAACAAACAGTTAATCTAAAAGAACCATTTGAAATAATTGTTGAACAACTTTTAATAAAAGCTAAATCTAAAAAAAATAGATTAATAGTAGATTGTCCCTCAAATATCAAAATATACGCTGACTGCGATCGCTTTATGCAAATCATAGTTAATCTTACGCAAAATGCTATTCAGTTTACTCAAGGGGGCGAAATCAAGCTTATAGGCACAATGGATGAGAAACAAACGACAATCAAAATAGCAGATACAGGTATTGGTATTGACGCTAAAGAAGTTGGAAATATTTGGGAAAGATATTTCAAAGCAGATGTTTCGAGGAAAAATACTATTTACGGAGAATCTGGTTTAGGGTTAGCGATTGTTCAACAATTAGTAAATTTACATGGAGCTACAATTTCAGTAGAAAGTACAAAAGGAGAGGGAACCGTTTTTACTTTAAGATTCCCTTTAGAAAAAGAATGA
- a CDS encoding LTA synthase family protein, translating into MNKLKKLLNTRIGFFSLAAVLFWAKTYFSYKQEFSLGVTGAMQQIILFINPIATIALFFSIALYFKKSKKAYTVLFLVHIVMSALLFANILYYREFSDFLSVTTIFGAGNVAGGLGASTLALLKARDIFYWLDLVVLLGLLVTKSVTIDNRFYKKRSAVAMTILAVTLFSANLALAESNRPQLLTRTFDRNYIVKYLGINFFTAYDGYQTAQSNQNKANADESDMDAVLSYVDEHYAEPNPEMFGVAKDKNVIYLHLESFQQFLIDYKLEDENGELHEVTPFINSIFRDQQTQSFTNVFHQVGQGKTADSEMILENSLFGLPQGGAFTQVGGSNTFQSSYNILESEKGYTSAVMHGNVGSFWNRDNTYKQMGVDYFFDSSYYDLSEGNTLEYGLKDKLFFNESAQYLEQLPQPFYAKMISVSNHFPYPLDEANVDFKPARTTDETVNNYFITAHYLDQAVEEFFNYLKASGLYENSMIILYGDHYGISNSRNKALAPLLGEDPETWNGYKDDMLQRIPLMYHIPGTTNGKINEEFGGQIDMLPTMMHLLGIQTKDKVMMGTDLFSAGHDQTVAFRNGNVVSPKYTLNGSDIYDTVTGQLIEEPSQAVLLEQEQLKEAVSTQLSLSDSILHSDLLRFYTPAGLNKIDPSSYSYQNQIERMAKINSESGDKATSLYYLNGNRSTADLYQTNAPELMEPTDSEIKTND; encoded by the coding sequence GTGAATAAACTAAAAAAACTATTAAATACTCGAATTGGATTCTTTTCGTTAGCTGCTGTTTTATTTTGGGCAAAAACATACTTCAGCTACAAGCAAGAATTTTCTCTCGGTGTTACGGGGGCAATGCAACAAATTATTTTGTTCATCAATCCGATAGCAACAATCGCTCTTTTCTTTTCCATTGCACTTTATTTTAAGAAAAGTAAAAAAGCTTATACCGTTTTATTTTTAGTGCATATTGTGATGAGTGCGTTATTATTTGCAAATATTTTATACTACCGAGAATTTTCTGATTTTCTTTCAGTAACTACTATTTTTGGAGCAGGGAATGTTGCGGGAGGGCTTGGAGCTAGTACGTTAGCTCTATTAAAAGCTCGTGATATTTTTTACTGGCTCGATCTTGTCGTTCTGCTTGGCTTATTAGTAACAAAATCTGTCACAATTGATAATCGTTTTTATAAAAAACGCTCAGCAGTTGCAATGACAATCTTAGCAGTGACACTTTTTTCTGCAAACTTAGCTTTAGCAGAAAGCAATCGCCCTCAACTGTTAACTCGTACGTTTGACAGAAACTATATTGTTAAATACCTCGGGATTAACTTCTTCACTGCTTATGACGGCTACCAAACCGCTCAATCAAATCAGAATAAAGCTAATGCCGATGAATCCGATATGGATGCTGTTCTTTCTTACGTTGATGAGCATTACGCCGAACCTAATCCAGAAATGTTTGGAGTAGCTAAAGATAAAAATGTTATTTACCTTCATCTAGAAAGTTTCCAACAATTCTTAATTGATTACAAACTAGAAGATGAAAACGGCGAACTTCATGAAGTGACACCTTTTATTAACAGTATTTTCCGTGATCAACAAACACAAAGCTTTACAAATGTTTTCCACCAAGTAGGACAAGGCAAAACAGCCGACTCTGAAATGATATTAGAAAATTCATTGTTTGGTTTGCCTCAAGGTGGAGCATTTACTCAAGTTGGAGGAAGCAATACGTTTCAATCTTCTTACAACATTTTAGAATCTGAAAAAGGATACACCAGTGCTGTCATGCACGGAAACGTTGGTTCATTTTGGAATCGCGACAATACGTATAAACAAATGGGTGTTGATTATTTCTTCGATTCTTCTTATTATGACTTATCTGAAGGCAATACATTAGAGTATGGCTTGAAGGATAAATTATTCTTTAATGAATCTGCACAATATTTAGAACAATTGCCTCAACCGTTTTATGCTAAAATGATTTCTGTTTCAAATCACTTCCCTTATCCTTTAGATGAGGCAAACGTTGATTTTAAACCAGCTCGAACAACAGATGAAACGGTTAATAACTACTTTATAACCGCACATTACCTAGATCAAGCTGTTGAAGAATTCTTTAATTACTTGAAAGCATCTGGTTTATATGAAAATTCAATGATTATTCTCTATGGTGACCATTACGGAATCTCAAATTCAAGAAATAAAGCATTAGCTCCATTACTTGGCGAAGATCCAGAAACTTGGAATGGTTACAAAGACGATATGCTACAACGTATCCCGTTGATGTACCATATTCCAGGCACGACAAATGGAAAAATAAATGAAGAATTTGGTGGCCAAATCGATATGCTTCCTACTATGATGCATTTATTGGGTATTCAGACAAAAGATAAAGTGATGATGGGAACTGACTTATTCTCAGCTGGACATGATCAAACCGTTGCATTTCGTAATGGAAATGTTGTCTCTCCTAAATACACACTTAATGGTTCAGATATTTACGATACCGTTACTGGTCAGTTAATTGAGGAGCCTTCCCAAGCTGTTCTTTTAGAACAAGAGCAGTTAAAAGAAGCTGTTTCTACTCAGTTAAGTTTATCTGATAGTATTTTGCACAGTGACTTATTGCGATTCTACACTCCAGCAGGGCTAAATAAGATTGACCCTTCTTCTTATAGTTATCAAAATCAAATCGAGCGAATGGCTAAAATTAATAGTGAATCGGGAGATAAAGCAACAAGTCTTTATTACCTGAATGGCAATCGTTCAACAGCGGATTTGTATCAAACAAATGCACCCGAATTGATGGAACCAACAGATAGTGAAATTAAAACAAACGACTAA
- a CDS encoding VanZ family protein codes for MIFLQGLFNTMKQSYGESINHFPLIELIFYSLDQTLFYFIIWLTFRVIYLKFFRKGKKRKKVYREISLNAFVFYIILLIHLTIFREEHSIGNVRFNMQPLSNINLTPLTHTLKLTKGVTLFDYYYNFYGNILWFVPMGFAVAYFLNKKPYFLKTLLIGFCFSFFIEMMQFFLGTGITDIDDLIFNTIGTAVGLICFIIVKKAVEHYRKKKS; via the coding sequence ATGATATTCCTACAAGGCCTTTTTAATACAATGAAACAATCCTATGGGGAATCCATTAATCATTTTCCACTAATAGAATTAATTTTTTATAGTCTAGACCAAACGTTATTTTATTTTATCATTTGGTTGACCTTTCGAGTGATCTATTTAAAGTTCTTTAGAAAAGGAAAAAAAAGAAAAAAAGTGTATCGAGAAATAAGTTTAAATGCATTTGTTTTTTACATTATTTTATTAATACACCTGACTATTTTTCGAGAAGAACATAGTATTGGTAATGTAAGGTTTAATATGCAACCCTTAAGTAATATTAATTTGACGCCACTAACCCATACGTTAAAATTGACTAAAGGAGTAACACTGTTTGATTATTATTATAATTTTTATGGGAATATTTTATGGTTTGTACCAATGGGCTTTGCGGTGGCTTATTTCCTAAATAAAAAACCATATTTTTTAAAAACACTTTTAATCGGTTTTTGTTTTTCGTTTTTTATTGAAATGATGCAATTCTTTCTTGGAACTGGGATTACAGATATTGATGATTTAATATTTAATACTATCGGAACAGCAGTTGGTCTGATTTGTTTCATAATTGTTAAAAAAGCAGTTGAACACTATAGGAAGAAAAAAAGCTAG
- a CDS encoding class I SAM-dependent rRNA methyltransferase: MEKFMLKRRATERARKGYPILVLEDFVKEPKLPEGTMIQCIDEHKKFVAIAYLAKQNKGDGWILTINQTEMINQNFYKKLLKEALDQRSIFKLNEQTTAYRVFNGEGDGLGGLTIDFYDDYYVFSWYSKGIYAHRELILKAFKEVVSDSKGIYEKIRFETNKKSETDLIFGKAAPEPLIILENGINYATYLDDGLMTGIFLDQRDVRQRLLEKYAMGKTVLNTFSYTGAFSIAAALGGAIETTSVDLAKRSLPKTVEQFELNNLNVDDQVIRVMDVFDYFKYAIRHRLAFDVVVVDPPSFARSKKRTFSAAKDYASLLEEVIQLTKSNGIIVASTNAANVTIEKFKSFIEEAFKNQNKSYIIEETFTLPDDFKVNPEFTQGDYLKVFIIRKK; encoded by the coding sequence ATGGAAAAATTTATGTTGAAAAGACGCGCAACAGAACGAGCACGCAAGGGATACCCAATATTAGTATTAGAAGATTTCGTCAAGGAGCCCAAACTACCAGAAGGAACAATGATTCAATGTATTGATGAACACAAAAAATTTGTAGCCATTGCTTATTTAGCTAAACAAAATAAAGGCGATGGCTGGATTTTGACAATAAATCAAACAGAGATGATTAATCAGAATTTTTATAAAAAACTACTTAAAGAAGCCTTAGATCAACGTTCAATTTTCAAATTAAATGAACAAACAACCGCTTATCGGGTGTTTAACGGTGAAGGCGATGGTTTAGGTGGATTGACGATTGATTTCTATGATGATTATTACGTCTTTTCATGGTATAGCAAAGGGATTTATGCCCACCGTGAGCTAATTCTAAAAGCTTTCAAGGAAGTAGTATCAGATAGCAAAGGAATCTATGAAAAAATTAGATTTGAAACCAATAAAAAATCTGAGACAGATTTAATTTTTGGTAAAGCTGCCCCAGAACCATTAATTATTTTAGAAAACGGAATCAATTATGCTACGTATTTAGATGATGGACTAATGACAGGTATTTTCTTAGACCAAAGAGACGTTAGACAACGTTTATTAGAAAAATATGCAATGGGTAAGACGGTCTTAAATACTTTCAGCTACACAGGAGCTTTCTCAATAGCAGCAGCCTTAGGCGGAGCAATCGAAACGACAAGTGTTGATTTAGCTAAACGTAGCTTACCTAAAACAGTTGAACAATTTGAATTAAATAATTTAAATGTCGATGATCAAGTTATTCGTGTAATGGATGTTTTTGATTACTTTAAATACGCTATTCGTCATAGACTAGCTTTTGATGTCGTTGTTGTCGATCCTCCAAGTTTTGCTCGTTCGAAAAAACGGACATTTAGTGCTGCAAAAGACTACGCAAGTCTTTTAGAAGAAGTAATTCAATTGACAAAATCTAATGGTATAATCGTTGCCTCAACGAATGCAGCAAACGTAACAATTGAAAAGTTCAAAAGTTTTATTGAAGAAGCTTTCAAAAATCAAAATAAATCGTATATAATAGAAGAAACCTTTACATTACCAGATGACTTTAAGGTAAATCCAGAGTTCACTCAAGGCGATTACTTGAAAGTATTTATTATTCGAAAAAAATAA
- the ybaK gene encoding Cys-tRNA(Pro) deacylase, with translation MKKGKQPKTNAIRILDKAKIAYKLHEYPWSPNYSDSQTSLEELDPTRQKLFKTIVTIGDRTGVVVTCIPGKSEIDLKALAKVSGNKKMELLHLADLEKTTGYIRGGCSPIGMKKQFPVYLSKDVQNLGTMIVSAGRRGFQVELAPQALKKLVAAEFAAIEA, from the coding sequence ATGAAAAAAGGAAAACAACCTAAAACAAATGCTATTCGAATACTGGATAAAGCTAAAATAGCTTATAAACTTCATGAGTATCCATGGAGCCCAAACTATTCAGATAGCCAAACAAGTTTAGAGGAACTAGATCCTACTAGACAAAAACTGTTTAAAACAATTGTAACGATTGGAGATAGAACAGGTGTAGTCGTTACTTGTATTCCAGGAAAAAGTGAAATTGATTTAAAGGCACTTGCAAAAGTAAGTGGGAACAAAAAAATGGAGTTGCTTCATTTAGCAGATTTAGAAAAAACAACGGGCTACATTCGTGGAGGTTGTTCGCCAATAGGAATGAAAAAACAATTTCCTGTTTACCTGTCAAAAGATGTCCAAAACTTAGGCACAATGATTGTATCTGCTGGAAGAAGAGGCTTTCAAGTTGAACTAGCGCCTCAAGCTCTAAAAAAACTTGTTGCAGCTGAATTTGCAGCAATTGAAGCCTAA
- a CDS encoding NAD(P)/FAD-dependent oxidoreductase encodes MTDYDVIVVGGGTSGMMAAISAAEKGAKVAVVEKNKTLGRKLLVTGGGRCNVTNNRDKEEIVSHIPGNGRFLYSAFHQYDNYDIMDFFRSNGVVLKEEDHGRMFPATDKSRTVLEALIVIMDRLAITIYTDAPVETILFKDKKVTGLILEDERELSAKTIVLSTGGRAMPRTGSTGDGYKWAKKAGHTIKPLYPTEVPVLSDELFIQDKTLQGLSLRDVTLSVVNKKGKKVISHQMDMIFTHFGISGPAVLRCSMFVHQTMQRDKTDFVMMSLDALPELSKGELTQQMQRLVKNEGEKSIKNALKGLVPERYLLFVFERLSLDENTPLKHLSDDERSAFIDFMKDFSFTANGTLPIEKAFVTGGGINTKEVNPKTMESKFTKGLYFSGELLDYNGYTGGYNITGAFITGRVAGMHAAQEALGVTN; translated from the coding sequence ATGACAGATTACGATGTAATCGTAGTTGGCGGTGGCACAAGCGGTATGATGGCAGCTATTTCAGCAGCTGAAAAAGGTGCTAAAGTTGCCGTCGTAGAAAAAAATAAAACTCTTGGTCGTAAGTTGCTTGTTACTGGCGGAGGCCGATGTAATGTAACAAATAACCGTGACAAAGAAGAAATTGTTTCACATATCCCTGGAAATGGTCGCTTTCTTTATAGCGCTTTTCATCAATACGATAATTATGATATTATGGACTTCTTTCGTTCAAATGGTGTTGTCTTAAAAGAAGAAGATCATGGTCGCATGTTTCCTGCTACAGATAAGTCCCGAACTGTTTTAGAAGCCTTAATTGTGATTATGGATCGATTAGCGATTACTATCTACACAGATGCGCCAGTCGAAACTATTTTATTTAAAGATAAAAAAGTAACTGGCTTGATTCTCGAAGATGAGCGTGAATTATCAGCTAAAACCATTGTTCTTTCGACCGGTGGAAGAGCTATGCCTAGAACAGGTTCAACTGGCGATGGCTATAAGTGGGCTAAAAAAGCTGGTCATACAATTAAGCCTCTTTATCCAACAGAAGTCCCGGTCTTATCAGATGAATTATTTATTCAAGACAAAACGTTGCAAGGTCTTTCTTTACGAGATGTGACGTTAAGTGTGGTCAATAAAAAAGGTAAAAAAGTAATTAGTCATCAAATGGATATGATTTTTACTCACTTCGGCATTTCAGGTCCAGCTGTTTTACGTTGTTCGATGTTTGTACATCAAACGATGCAAAGAGATAAAACAGACTTTGTAATGATGTCACTTGATGCTTTACCTGAATTATCTAAAGGAGAACTGACTCAACAAATGCAACGTTTAGTAAAAAATGAAGGTGAAAAAAGCATCAAAAACGCTTTAAAAGGACTCGTTCCGGAACGCTACCTTCTTTTTGTTTTTGAGCGTTTATCGCTTGACGAAAACACTCCTTTAAAACATTTATCGGATGATGAACGATCAGCTTTCATTGATTTTATGAAAGATTTTAGTTTTACCGCAAATGGTACATTGCCTATTGAAAAGGCCTTTGTAACCGGTGGTGGAATTAATACAAAAGAAGTCAATCCGAAAACAATGGAAAGCAAGTTTACAAAAGGATTGTATTTTTCTGGTGAGCTACTAGACTACAATGGTTATACCGGTGGTTATAATATCACTGGTGCTTTCATTACGGGTCGGGTAGCGGGCATGCACGCTGCACAAGAAGCTTTAGGCGTAACGAACTAG
- a CDS encoding GRP family sugar transporter: MEILLALIPAFAWGSIGLVSGKLGGTPQQQTLGMTIGSFVFAIGAYLVYRPTFEMNSMIVGLISGLFWTLGQNKQFQSMKLMGVSNTLPVSTGLQLMANTLAGVLLFREWTSSRDLFLGVLALAFLIIGVRFTTVSDQKDSGDEAASVKKAWMKALGLSTLGYAFYTITINASGVDALAVILPQSIGMVIGALFFSRKEQVWNHYTTRNILTGLIWGVGNIFMLISMKAIGLAVSFSLSQMGIIISTLGGIWFLGETKSKREFRYIIIGCVLVIIGGIILGYLKS, translated from the coding sequence ATGGAGATCTTACTTGCGTTGATTCCAGCTTTTGCTTGGGGTAGTATTGGTTTAGTCAGCGGAAAACTTGGCGGAACACCACAACAACAAACTTTAGGTATGACAATTGGATCATTTGTTTTTGCCATAGGGGCCTATTTGGTTTACCGACCGACTTTCGAAATGAATAGTATGATCGTTGGATTGATATCCGGTTTATTTTGGACACTTGGTCAAAACAAACAGTTTCAATCCATGAAATTAATGGGTGTGTCAAATACACTACCCGTTTCTACTGGTTTACAACTGATGGCAAACACATTAGCAGGAGTTTTGTTATTTCGGGAATGGACGAGTAGTCGAGATCTTTTTCTAGGTGTTCTAGCACTAGCTTTTTTAATTATTGGTGTCCGGTTTACAACGGTAAGTGACCAGAAAGATTCAGGTGACGAAGCTGCCTCAGTTAAAAAGGCTTGGATGAAAGCATTAGGATTATCTACTTTAGGATACGCTTTTTACACCATTACTATCAATGCTTCAGGTGTAGATGCATTAGCAGTTATTTTGCCACAGTCAATTGGAATGGTAATTGGTGCGCTATTCTTTTCTAGAAAAGAACAAGTTTGGAATCATTATACTACAAGAAATATTCTTACTGGCCTGATATGGGGAGTGGGAAATATTTTTATGCTTATTTCAATGAAAGCAATCGGATTAGCAGTTAGTTTTTCTCTATCACAAATGGGTATTATTATTTCTACATTAGGTGGAATCTGGTTTCTCGGAGAAACTAAATCAAAGCGTGAATTTAGATACATTATTATAGGTTGTGTGTTAGTTATTATTGGAGGAATTATTTTAGGTTATTTGAAATCATAA
- a CDS encoding amino acid permease, translating to MNLFRKKPLNTEMLSKSLLRKELKTFDLILLGLGAIVGTGIFVITGTAAANIAGPALIISFVIAAFSCILSALCYAEFASRVPIGGGAYGYIYTIFGELVGWLVGWLLICEYLLANASVASGWSGYVHGFLEGIGIYFPQALRASYNQANGTYVDVIAIVITLLVTYLVTQGAKKALRLNNIMVIIKFSLIALFILIGVFYVKPANWTPFMPFGLKGITSGAAIVFFAFLGFDAVSTAAEEVKNPQRDVPRGIIGSLGIATVLYIGVTLVLTGLVPYTQLNVKDPVAFAMRFIGHNVVAGMISVGAILTLLTVLISMTYGLTRLIYVISRDGLLPIGLSHVNEKTKTPHNATFIVGILSATLAGIIPLDQLAAVTNIVTLMVFVIIAAGILKLRKEYGQPKPGEFKVPWVPFFPILSIVVCLYLMFQLSLSVWVMFIIWVTLGLAIYFLYGNKHSQLNKNA from the coding sequence ATGAATCTTTTTCGTAAAAAACCATTAAATACAGAGATGCTCTCAAAATCATTATTAAGAAAAGAATTAAAGACATTTGACCTAATCTTATTAGGTCTAGGTGCGATTGTTGGGACGGGAATCTTCGTTATCACAGGGACCGCAGCAGCCAATATAGCTGGACCAGCACTAATTATTTCGTTTGTTATTGCCGCATTTTCATGTATCTTATCCGCTTTATGTTATGCAGAATTTGCTTCTAGAGTACCCATTGGTGGAGGCGCTTATGGGTATATTTATACTATTTTTGGTGAACTAGTCGGTTGGTTAGTCGGTTGGTTATTAATTTGTGAGTATTTATTAGCTAATGCTTCAGTCGCTTCTGGCTGGTCTGGCTACGTTCATGGCTTTTTAGAAGGAATAGGGATTTACTTTCCACAAGCTTTAAGGGCATCTTATAATCAAGCTAACGGAACGTACGTTGACGTTATTGCAATTGTTATTACATTATTGGTGACTTATTTGGTTACACAAGGGGCTAAAAAAGCTTTACGATTAAATAATATTATGGTTATTATAAAATTTAGCTTAATTGCCTTATTTATTTTAATAGGCGTATTTTATGTAAAGCCAGCTAACTGGACGCCTTTTATGCCATTTGGTTTAAAAGGTATAACTTCTGGTGCGGCGATTGTTTTCTTTGCTTTTTTAGGTTTTGATGCAGTTAGTACCGCAGCTGAGGAAGTAAAGAATCCTCAAAGAGACGTACCCAGGGGAATTATCGGATCGCTTGGCATTGCGACTGTCTTATATATAGGCGTGACGCTAGTGCTAACGGGATTGGTTCCTTATACACAATTAAATGTAAAAGATCCAGTAGCCTTCGCTATGCGATTTATTGGGCACAATGTTGTAGCAGGGATGATCTCAGTAGGTGCGATACTAACGTTATTAACTGTTTTAATCTCAATGACTTATGGATTAACCCGTTTAATTTATGTGATTAGTCGTGATGGATTATTACCCATCGGATTAAGTCACGTCAACGAGAAGACCAAAACACCTCATAATGCTACATTTATAGTTGGTATCTTATCCGCTACATTAGCAGGAATCATTCCTTTAGATCAATTGGCAGCAGTAACCAATATCGTTACATTAATGGTATTTGTCATTATCGCAGCTGGTATTTTAAAACTAAGAAAAGAATATGGACAACCAAAACCAGGAGAATTTAAAGTTCCGTGGGTCCCATTCTTTCCAATTTTATCTATTGTAGTTTGTTTGTATTTGATGTTCCAACTATCTTTATCTGTCTGGGTTATGTTCATCATCTGGGTTACATTAGGTTTAGCTATCTACTTCCTATATGGAAACAAACATAGCCAACTAAATAAAAATGCGTAG
- a CDS encoding PepSY domain-containing protein: MNKMMSKKVIIIAATLVFSFILVACDNNSQDEGMMTPMQSSNQMDTSTKGIENTTFDVSMEQAVETFKEAYPNAQIVSINLDKNFSNYLYEIEGFNELQEIELSIDTMSGEISKQRTENKDDLIDDDSLELEGLITPQEAMKVALEKVGKGYAKDWGLDSENGTVYYEVDLQGSGQGNDDALIDAKTGEFVGLD; the protein is encoded by the coding sequence ATGAATAAAATGATGAGTAAAAAAGTGATAATAATAGCAGCGACATTAGTATTTTCTTTTATACTTGTAGCATGCGACAATAATTCCCAAGATGAGGGCATGATGACTCCAATGCAATCTAGCAATCAAATGGATACTTCAACAAAAGGAATAGAAAATACGACATTTGATGTGAGTATGGAACAGGCAGTAGAAACCTTTAAAGAAGCTTATCCAAATGCGCAAATTGTTTCTATTAATCTGGACAAAAATTTTAGTAACTATTTATATGAAATTGAAGGATTTAATGAATTACAGGAAATAGAACTATCTATTGATACAATGTCTGGGGAAATCTCTAAGCAAAGAACAGAAAATAAAGATGATTTAATTGACGATGATAGTTTAGAGCTAGAAGGTCTTATCACACCTCAAGAAGCAATGAAAGTGGCTCTTGAAAAAGTAGGAAAAGGCTACGCTAAAGACTGGGGACTAGATAGTGAAAATGGAACAGTTTATTATGAAGTAGATTTACAAGGCAGCGGCCAAGGTAACGATGATGCCTTAATTGATGCTAAAACAGGAGAATTCGTCGGCCTAGACTAA
- a CDS encoding YcxB family protein, producing the protein MEVKYEITEEDYIKFNIYHIQQSKAQKKTYYPMKYLLPAICGILIFYSGIFFLNQPALYWAIIALSFIVIYLMNFPRSYKKLLTKSIRSVLKEGDNSSLLGKKTLIIDNNGLKVFDNYTTEVTTRNGIKEITIYEDMILIYLSGFTAHIVPTRYLTIKEKKLFLKELEFSEKK; encoded by the coding sequence ATGGAAGTAAAGTACGAAATAACAGAAGAAGATTATATAAAATTTAATATTTACCATATTCAACAATCAAAAGCACAAAAAAAGACTTATTATCCTATGAAATACTTGTTGCCAGCTATCTGTGGCATCCTTATTTTTTATTCGGGAATTTTTTTTCTAAATCAGCCTGCATTGTACTGGGCTATTATTGCTCTTTCCTTCATCGTTATTTATCTCATGAATTTTCCTAGAAGTTATAAAAAATTATTAACAAAATCAATAAGGTCTGTTTTAAAAGAAGGAGATAATTCATCTCTATTAGGAAAAAAGACACTGATTATTGACAATAATGGTTTAAAAGTTTTTGACAACTATACAACTGAAGTGACTACAAGAAACGGTATAAAAGAAATAACTATTTATGAAGATATGATTCTTATCTATTTAAGTGGCTTTACTGCACATATTGTACCGACAAGGTATCTAACTATTAAAGAAAAGAAACTTTTTCTAAAAGAATTAGAATTTAGCGAAAAAAAATAA